The Nitrososphaerota archaeon sequence AAAAGCAGGCTTAATAAAAGTAAAAGAAAAAAAGGAAATAAGTGGAGGAATAGCTAAATATTATGAATTAGCTTCACCAGCTTTTGGAATAGAATTCCCATGCGGTGAAAAAGAAATATTACAAATAAGGAAAATGGATGAAAAATTAAGAATGTTTTTTTATCCAATAATAGAAAATACGAATTTTAATGGAAAAATTGTAGTTGGTTCTCCTGAACCTCATGGTCCAAATTTAACAAAAGCAAGAGATGGACATTATGGTATTCATTTATCAATGTTTCTTGGACAATTTTGCAATTTACCAAAAGATTTTATAGTTAAATTAGATATTGATATAAAAGCTGAAAAAGAAGAAAAGAATAATATGATACTTATAGGTGGTCCTGGAACAAATTTGATCACAGCAGAAGTAAATAAATATTTACCAATAAAATTTAATGAATTGAATTATTGGGCTGGATTAACAAAAAATGGAACAATTTATAGTGAAGATAGTGATGGATTGATAGCCAAAATTATTAATCCATATGATTCAAGTAAAAGAATAATAGTTTTAGCAGGGAATAGATATATTGGAACAAAAGCATGTGTAATAGCAATATCCAATTTTTGGAAACAAGTACTTAAAAATTATAATGGGGAAGATGAATGGGCTACAGTTATAAAAGGATTAGATTTAGATGGAGATGGAAAAATAGATTCAATAAAGGTACTTACATAAGTAATCTTGAGTAATCTTGAATATTTATAACTTTGATATTCTAATCTAAAATTTAATAAATGATTTCTTCATGTAATCTCAAAAGTTTATTTTTTAATTAATCAAAATATTTTAATAATACATGAGAAGAAAAAGTATAGAGAATGGTAAAACCAAAATTGTTGCTTTAGTTAATGGAAGAATTTTTTCTTTACCAAATATTAAAAAATCTTTTGAAGCATTAATTATAAAGAATAAAAGGATAATCTATATAGGATCTAATAAAGAAGTTTTAAGAAGAATAAGTAAAATAAAAAATGT is a genomic window containing:
- a CDS encoding helix-turn-helix domain-containing protein, with protein sequence MKKTLITKEKDKFLAKDILIIDDPIKLKALANPRSWKILKLLSEKPMYPNEIAKAMDIYPQKIYYYINTLEKAGLIKVKEKKEISGGIAKYYELASPAFGIEFPCGEKEILQIRKMDEKLRMFFYPIIENTNFNGKIVVGSPEPHGPNLTKARDGHYGIHLSMFLGQFCNLPKDFIVKLDIDIKAEKEEKNNMILIGGPGTNLITAEVNKYLPIKFNELNYWAGLTKNGTIYSEDSDGLIAKIINPYDSSKRIIVLAGNRYIGTKACVIAISNFWKQVLKNYNGEDEWATVIKGLDLDGDGKIDSIKVLT